Genomic DNA from Caldicellulosiruptor hydrothermalis 108:
TCTCAATTATCCTTATATTTGCTTGATGGGGTATGAAAACATCTATATCTGAAGAAGAAAGCCCAACCTTTTCTAAAACTTTTTCAACTGCGTATGGCATTATTTTAACAGCAAACTTATAAACCTCATTGCCGTCCATATAGATTTTTCTAAAGTTTGGCATGTCTTTAAATTGAGAATAGCTCAAATCACTGAGCCCAAACGCATGACAGTAAAGCAAAAGCCCATTTTCACCATCACTTCCAAGCTCAAACCCTAAAATACCTTCTTCGCTTGAAGCTGTTAAAATAGCAGCACCTGCCCCATCACCAAAAAGCACACAGGTTGACCTGTCAGACCAGTTAGTTATCTTAGAGAGTGCTTCGGCACCTATGACAAGAGCAGTTTTGCAAAAGCCGTTTTGAATAAATTGAGTAGCAATTGCCATGCCGTATATAAAACCTGAACATGCTGCGGATATGTCAAAAGCAAATGCATTTTTAAGTTTTAACTCTTTTTGAA
This window encodes:
- a CDS encoding beta-ketoacyl-ACP synthase III, translated to MRQNVKILSTGRFVPERILSNHDLEKMVETSDEWITQRTGIKERRIVDGRTSTTDLAVQAARNAMQKAGILPDEIDVVIVATVTPEMFFPSTACLVQKELKLKNAFAFDISAACSGFIYGMAIATQFIQNGFCKTALVIGAEALSKITNWSDRSTCVLFGDGAGAAILTASSEEGILGFELGSDGENGLLLYCHAFGLSDLSYSQFKDMPNFRKIYMDGNEVYKFAVKIMPYAVEKVLEKVGLSSSDIDVFIPHQANIRIIESAAKRLKIPMEKVFVNLHKYGNTSAASIPIALDEAIEEGKIKKGDKIVLVGFGGGLTWASCAVKWI